The Actinobacillus suis ATCC 33415 DNA segment TTCGGAAACCGTGCTTTCGCAGATTGTCCAGATGGTGGCCCAGGCGCAGCGCTCCAAAGCACCGATGCAGCGTATGGCCGACGGAGTGGCAGGCTATTTCGTACTGGCGGTTGTCGCCGTCGCCGTTGCCACTTTCTTTGTCTGGGGCGTGTTCGGCCCGCAACCGTCTTGGGTGTTCGGGTTGATCAACGCCGTTGCGGTCTTGATTATCGCCTGCCCCTGTGCACTGGGACTGGCCACGCCGATGTCGGTGATGGTCGCCACAGGACGCGGGGCAGGCAGGGGCATATTGTTCCGTGATGCCGCCGCTATCGAAAACTTGCGGCGAGTAGACACTTTGGTGATTGATAAAACCGGCACACTCACCGAAGGCCGACCCGCCTTTGACCGTGCCGTTGCGGCAGCAGGCTTTTCCGCCGAAGAAGTGCTGCGTTTGGCCGCCAGCTTGGATCAGGGCAGCGAACACCCGCTGGCCGACGCCATTGTGCAGGCCGCACGGGCACAACAGCTGAAGCTGAGCAAACCCGAACAGTTTGATTCAGGCAGCGGCATCGGCGTGAGCGGCGTGGTTGAAGGGCGTGCGCTGGCACTGGGCAACACGGCGTTTATGCAGCAGAACGGGCTTAGCGTCGAACCACTGATCGAGCAGGCCGAATCCCTGCGCAGTGAAGGTGCCAGCGTGATATATCTGGCTGCGGACGGACATCTCGCGGGACTGCTTGCCGTCTCCGATCCTGTAAAAGACAGCACCCCCGAAGCATTGGCCTCGCTCAAAGCAGCCGGCCTGCGCATCATTATGGCAACCGGCGACGGATTGACCACGGCAAACGCCGTGGGCGCAAAACTGGGCATCGACGAAGTGCACGGCGAAGTCAAGCCCGCCGACAAACTGGCACTGATCGAGCGGCTTCAGAACGAAGGGCGGGTGGTCGCAATGGCAGGCGACGGCATCAACGATGCCCCCGCACTGGCCAAAGCCGATGTCGGCATCGCAATGGGTACCGGCACCGATGTGGCAATGAGCAGTGCGCAAATCACGCTGGTCAAAGGCGATTTGCGGGGTATTGCCACCGCACGCAAATTGTCTGAGGCCACCGTGCGCAATATGAAGGAAAACCTGTTATTTGCCTTCTTATACAACGGCCTGGGGGTTCCCGTTGCCGCCGGCGTGCTGTACCCCTTTACCGGCTGGCTGCTCTCACCGATGATTGCCGCACTGGCGATGAGCCTAAGCTCGGCATCCGTGGTCGGCAACGCACTGCGGCTGCGCAAAAGCAAGTTGTAGACCACAGCCCCGCAGGCTTCTTCCAATGACAAAACGACCTCAAAAACACCGCTTTTGATAAAGCGGTGTTTTTTATGCCGTCTGAAAAGGTCTTTAATACTTTTTCAGACGGCATTGTGTTTTTCAAACAGTTTCGCAGTGTGCGTCATTGCACCAACCCAATATTTCATCAGGAAAATGGTGCAACAAGTTGCACCCTACATCTTTGATGCTTTTTTAAGACGGCATTTTTTTCAGACGGACTAAAACGCCCAATCTTTCCATTTTTAAAAACCAACTTCCCATTTTTCGCCATTCTTATTGTTATTTTAAAACGCTAAAATACGCCCATTTTTAATATAGGTCAAAACAATGAGCAAACAAATCCAATTTACAAAAACAGGTTCGCCTGATGTCCTGCAAATTGTTGATGTACAAATCCCCGCCCCAAAATCGGGCGAAGTGCAAATCCAAATGCACGCTTTGGGACTAAACCGTGCCGAGATGATGTATCGGGAAGGGGCGTATGTGATTGACTCTGTGTTCCCTGCGACTTTGGGTTATGTAGGGGCAGGCGTGGTCGTGGCGGTGGGCGATGACGCTGGCGAATTTCAAATCGGCGACAAAGTGAACGTCTGATCTGCACCCCAAAAGTTGGACTAAAAACCAACTGATTAAGGTGCAGATTTTTTATGACGAAATCCCTCTATTTTTATAGTTAGATACCACTATTCCACTTTAAACATCCCCATCATACCGAGATTTTCATGTTCTAAAATATGGCAATGGTACATTTTCAACCCAGTATGTCCTTGCTTAAAGCGAATAATCACTTTTTCATAAGGGCGTAAATTAACCACATCTTTTAACGCTCTGCCTTCTGGCTTAAAGGTTTTACCGTTTAACGTATGTTGAATTACTTCAAATTGAGTGCCGTGTAAATGGAATGGATGATCCATATGGCTTTCATTGAAGATTTCCCACTGTTCCACTTCATTCAATTTGGTAACAAAATCAATACGGTTCATATCAAAGGTTTGACCGTTGATTAAGAACATACCATTCATCATTGGTGGAATAGGGTTGTCCGTTAGTGTTGTAGTAGCGTGATGTGTACCGTGATTCATCATTGGCATATTCGTATGGTTCATCATTTTTTCACTAAAGCGAATTTGGCGAACCTGCTTTGGCTCATCCCAGTTAGGCAAGGACCTTAAGCTTTCAGGTAACTGAACAGGTTCTGATTTCACCTGAATTGTGGCTAAAGTGAGATCTTTAGGCTGTTCTTGAACCATCATCTTACGGCGATCATAATAACCGCTTTGTAAATTGACTGTTCCTTGCGTTTCACCCACCATAATCACTTCAACGCGTTCGGCTGGTGTAAGTAGCAGTTCATCAACAGGCGAGCGAGGTTTTTCAAGTAAACCACCTTCGGTACCCACCACAATCCATTTCACCCCTGGAATGTTTAAACGAAAATAACGAGCGCTAGTGGCATTCCAAAGACGGATTCGTTCATTCGTTTTCACTTGAATCTGGGGCTGATATTGACCGTTGATTAACACAAATTCACCCTCACGACCGTTCATCCAATCTAACATCGTGTTTGCTGGAATGGTGCCATCGGCATTTAAACGCAGATCGGAAATCACCCAATGTTGTTCAGGAAGGTGTGCAAGCGGATCATTTTTCGCTTTAACAACGAAAGTGCCTGCTAAGCCTTTATAGACTTGTTCGGAAACATGGTCATGTGGATGAGGGTGGTACCAATATGTCCCAGCACTGCCTTGAGGTAGCGTAAAGCGATAGACTTTTTTCCCTTGCGGTTCAACCATATCCATCG contains these protein-coding regions:
- a CDS encoding multicopper oxidase family protein, translating into MKRRDFLRYGIGISLASSSLYSLANMMNHAQHGNMAMMHSVPTGLMPTEAMPSGLSLNGILPKLANQSTQAGLFKATLKAEPIKIRLADNKETEFWAYNGQLPGPQIEVFEGDTVEIEFINHLPQPSTVHWHGLDVPNEADGNPMDMVEPQGKKVYRFTLPQGSAGTYWYHPHPHDHVSEQVYKGLAGTFVVKAKNDPLAHLPEQHWVISDLRLNADGTIPANTMLDWMNGREGEFVLINGQYQPQIQVKTNERIRLWNATSARYFRLNIPGVKWIVVGTEGGLLEKPRSPVDELLLTPAERVEVIMVGETQGTVNLQSGYYDRRKMMVQEQPKDLTLATIQVKSEPVQLPESLRSLPNWDEPKQVRQIRFSEKMMNHTNMPMMNHGTHHATTTLTDNPIPPMMNGMFLINGQTFDMNRIDFVTKLNEVEQWEIFNESHMDHPFHLHGTQFEVIQHTLNGKTFKPEGRALKDVVNLRPYEKVIIRFKQGHTGLKMYHCHILEHENLGMMGMFKVE
- a CDS encoding alcohol dehydrogenase catalytic domain-containing protein, which produces MSKQIQFTKTGSPDVLQIVDVQIPAPKSGEVQIQMHALGLNRAEMMYREGAYVIDSVFPATLGYVGAGVVVAVGDDAGEFQIGDKVNV
- a CDS encoding copper-transporting P-type ATPase — translated: MHPEIRQDRPGNCPLCGMALEPLMPELDDDNPELRDFSRRFWYTLPLTAAVLVLAMFGERLNLMDMAAQSWVELVLSLPIVLWAGLPFFSRGWQSLANRSPNMWTLIALGTSAAFVYSVVATAAPGIFPASFVSMGRVGVYFEAAAVIISLTLLGQMLELKARSQTSAAIKTLLGLAPKTARRIGPGGAEEDVPLSHIHIGDLLRVRPGEKVPVDGVVVEGASSVDESMLTGEPLPVRKATGDKVIGATLNTGGALVIRSERIGSETVLSQIVQMVAQAQRSKAPMQRMADGVAGYFVLAVVAVAVATFFVWGVFGPQPSWVFGLINAVAVLIIACPCALGLATPMSVMVATGRGAGRGILFRDAAAIENLRRVDTLVIDKTGTLTEGRPAFDRAVAAAGFSAEEVLRLAASLDQGSEHPLADAIVQAARAQQLKLSKPEQFDSGSGIGVSGVVEGRALALGNTAFMQQNGLSVEPLIEQAESLRSEGASVIYLAADGHLAGLLAVSDPVKDSTPEALASLKAAGLRIIMATGDGLTTANAVGAKLGIDEVHGEVKPADKLALIERLQNEGRVVAMAGDGINDAPALAKADVGIAMGTGTDVAMSSAQITLVKGDLRGIATARKLSEATVRNMKENLLFAFLYNGLGVPVAAGVLYPFTGWLLSPMIAALAMSLSSASVVGNALRLRKSKL